In one window of Falco cherrug isolate bFalChe1 chromosome 10, bFalChe1.pri, whole genome shotgun sequence DNA:
- the PGGHG gene encoding protein-glucosylgalactosylhydroxylysine glucosidase isoform X6, whose protein sequence is MAFSITIQRSAHVTRPITVQLQTPFVTKSQDLDLSQGPDFQGAHYVYGKTLVPEVEGGPRPTVHMLWTPVPQALTLHGEEREQSWEFLTAVAESEEEVKKSYSEGLALIAAGSLHSSHAQAWATLWQGCCIDLDGPLPLRQALYGCLYYLLSAIPPRGSPGFLFHGISPGGLSNGTQGEDYWGHVFWDQDTWMFPNILLFYPEAARAILEYRIRTLEGALHNAQEQGYKGAKFPWESAATGREVCPEDIYGAQEIHVTGDVLMAFEQYYCTTQDQKLFREDGGWKLVGAVAQYWCSRMEWSKEEQCYHIKGVMPPDEYHHQVDNSAYTNAVAQRSLNFAADVARDFLIPVPEEWVDCAQKVKVPFDAEKKYHPEYDGYSPGEPVKQADVVLLGFPLMHPMSSEVRRNDLEMYEPVTELDGPAMTWSMFAVGWLELKEVQRAQSQLNKCFSNITEPFKIWVENSDGSGAVNFLTGMGGFLQAVLFGYTGFRITRSSLRFNPAFPDDINKLKVTGVSYFGNKLKFIITKEVIRIKVTEYAREPPAPPLEAVLEESGQRFPLWEGQSVSFPTAAGWIQRSSTETF, encoded by the exons ATGGCCTTCAGCATCACCATCCAGCGATCAGCTCACGTCACCCGACCCATCACGGTCCAGCTCCAGACTCCTTTTGTGACAAAGAGCCAGGACCTGGACCTGAGCCAAGGACCAGACTTCCAGGGAGCACA CTACGTCTACGGGAAGACGCTGGTTCCTGAGGTGGAGGGGGGACCTCGTCCCACAGTTCACATGCTCTGGACACCGGTGCCGCAAGCCTTGACGTTGCATGGGGAGGAGCGGGAGCAATCCTGGGAGTTCCTGACGGCCGTGGCTGAGAGCGAAGAGGAGGTGAAGAAGAGCTACAGTGAAGGGCTGGCCCTTAtcgctgctggctccctgcacTCCTCCCATGCCCAGGCATGGGCCACGCTGTGGCAAGGCTGCTGCATCGACCTGGACGGACCTCTGCCTTTGAGGCAGGCCCTCTATGGCTGTCTCTACTACCTGCTGAGTGCCATCCCACCCCGTGGGAGCCCGGGATTCCTCTTCCATGGCATCAGCCCTGGCGGCTTGTCCAACGGCACTCAGGGCGAGGACTACTGGGGCCATGTCTTCTGGGACCAG GACACCTGGATGTTCCCGaacattttgctgttttatccTGAAGCTGCCCGAGCCATCCTGGAGTACCGGATTCGCACGCTGGAAGGAGCCTTACACAACGCGCAGGAGCAAGGCTACAAG GGTGCTAAGTTCCCTTGGGAGAGTGCAGCCACTGGCCGGGAAGTCTGTCCTGAGGACATCTATGGAGCCCAAGAAATCCATGTCACTGGGGATGTTTTGATGGCCTTTGAGCAGTATTACTGCACCACGCAG GACCAGAAGCTGTTCAGGGAGGACGGAGGCTGGAAGCTGGTGGGTGCTGTGGCTCAGTACTGGTGCAGCAGGATGGAGTGGAGCAAGGAGGAGCAGTGCTACCACATCAAAG gtGTCATGCCCCCGGATGAGTACCATCACCAGGTTGATAACTCTGCGTACACCAACGCTGTGGCACAGCGGAG cttaAACTTTGCAGCTGATGTTGCTCGGGACTTCTTGATCCCTGTGCCAGAGGAGTGGGTGGACTGTGCCCAGAAAGTCAAAGTGCCCTTTGATGCGGAGAAGAAATATCATCCCGAGTACGACGGTTACAGCCCAG gTGAGCCTGTGAAACAAGCTGACGTTGTCTTGCTTGGGTTCCCGCTGATGCACCCCATGAGCTCTGAAGTCCGGAGAAATGACCTGGAGATGTATGAGCCCGTCACTGAGCTGGATGGGCCAGCCATGACCTGG AGCATGTTTGCGGTGGGCTGGCTGGAGCTGAAGGAGGTCCAGAGAGCCCAGAGCCAACTGAACAAGTGTTTCAGCAACATCACGGAGCCCTTCAAG ATCTGGGTGGAGAACTCAGACGGGTCGGGAGCTGTGAACTTCTTGACAGGGATGGGTGGATTCCTGCAAGCTGTCCTCTTTGGCTACACAGGGTTCAG GATCACCCGCTCCAGCCTCCGCTTCAACCCTGCCTTTCCTGATGACATCAACAAGTTGAAAGTCACTGGTGTCTCCTACTTTGGCAATAAACTGAAGTTCATCATCACCAAAGAAGTGATCAGGATCAAAGTGACTGAGTACGCCCGGGAGCCTCCAGCACCTCCCCTGgaagctgtgctggaggagtcAGGGCAGCGGTTTCCCCTGTGGGAAG GACAGAGCGTCTCCTTCCCCACGGCGGCTGGCTGGATTCAGAGGTCATCCACCGAGACATTTTAA
- the PGGHG gene encoding protein-glucosylgalactosylhydroxylysine glucosidase isoform X2 codes for MKPDETFYSIDLCGLARFSVLTVKKLCLHLDLGKGTFSHVLQSTDYAATQQIYAHHSLIHLMAFSITIQRSAHVTRPITVQLQTPFVTKSQDLDLSQGPDFQGAHYVYGKTLVPEVEGGPRPTVHMLWTPVPQALTLHGEEREQSWEFLTAVAESEEEVKKSYSEGLALIAAGSLHSSHAQAWATLWQGCCIDLDGPLPLRQALYGCLYYLLSAIPPRGSPGFLFHGISPGGLSNGTQGEDYWGHVFWDQDTWMFPNILLFYPEAARAILEYRIRTLEGALHNAQEQGYKGAKFPWESAATGREVCPEDIYGAQEIHVTGDVLMAFEQYYCTTQDQKLFREDGGWKLVGAVAQYWCSRMEWSKEEQCYHIKGVMPPDEYHHQVDNSAYTNAVAQRSLNFAADVARDFLIPVPEEWVDCAQKVKVPFDAEKKYHPEYDGYSPGEPVKQADVVLLGFPLMHPMSSEVRRNDLEMYEPVTELDGPAMTWSMFAVGWLELKEVQRAQSQLNKCFSNITEPFKIWVENSDGSGAVNFLTGMGGFLQAVLFGYTGFRITRSSLRFNPAFPDDINKLKVTGVSYFGNKLKFIITKEVIRIKVTEYAREPPAPPLEAVLEESGQRFPLWEGQSVSFPTAAGWIQRSSTETF; via the exons ATGAAGCCTGATGAAACATTCTACAGCATAGATCTCTGTGGCTTGGCCAGATTCAGTGTGTTAACAGTCAAAAAGCTCTGTTTGCATCTGGACCTGGGAAAAG GAACCTTCAGCCACGTGCTTCAGTCAACAGACTATGCAGCCACCCAACAGATCTACGCTCACCATTCCCTCATCCACTTGATGGCCTTCAGCATCACCATCCAGCGATCAGCTCACGTCACCCGACCCATCACGGTCCAGCTCCAGACTCCTTTTGTGACAAAGAGCCAGGACCTGGACCTGAGCCAAGGACCAGACTTCCAGGGAGCACA CTACGTCTACGGGAAGACGCTGGTTCCTGAGGTGGAGGGGGGACCTCGTCCCACAGTTCACATGCTCTGGACACCGGTGCCGCAAGCCTTGACGTTGCATGGGGAGGAGCGGGAGCAATCCTGGGAGTTCCTGACGGCCGTGGCTGAGAGCGAAGAGGAGGTGAAGAAGAGCTACAGTGAAGGGCTGGCCCTTAtcgctgctggctccctgcacTCCTCCCATGCCCAGGCATGGGCCACGCTGTGGCAAGGCTGCTGCATCGACCTGGACGGACCTCTGCCTTTGAGGCAGGCCCTCTATGGCTGTCTCTACTACCTGCTGAGTGCCATCCCACCCCGTGGGAGCCCGGGATTCCTCTTCCATGGCATCAGCCCTGGCGGCTTGTCCAACGGCACTCAGGGCGAGGACTACTGGGGCCATGTCTTCTGGGACCAG GACACCTGGATGTTCCCGaacattttgctgttttatccTGAAGCTGCCCGAGCCATCCTGGAGTACCGGATTCGCACGCTGGAAGGAGCCTTACACAACGCGCAGGAGCAAGGCTACAAG GGTGCTAAGTTCCCTTGGGAGAGTGCAGCCACTGGCCGGGAAGTCTGTCCTGAGGACATCTATGGAGCCCAAGAAATCCATGTCACTGGGGATGTTTTGATGGCCTTTGAGCAGTATTACTGCACCACGCAG GACCAGAAGCTGTTCAGGGAGGACGGAGGCTGGAAGCTGGTGGGTGCTGTGGCTCAGTACTGGTGCAGCAGGATGGAGTGGAGCAAGGAGGAGCAGTGCTACCACATCAAAG gtGTCATGCCCCCGGATGAGTACCATCACCAGGTTGATAACTCTGCGTACACCAACGCTGTGGCACAGCGGAG cttaAACTTTGCAGCTGATGTTGCTCGGGACTTCTTGATCCCTGTGCCAGAGGAGTGGGTGGACTGTGCCCAGAAAGTCAAAGTGCCCTTTGATGCGGAGAAGAAATATCATCCCGAGTACGACGGTTACAGCCCAG gTGAGCCTGTGAAACAAGCTGACGTTGTCTTGCTTGGGTTCCCGCTGATGCACCCCATGAGCTCTGAAGTCCGGAGAAATGACCTGGAGATGTATGAGCCCGTCACTGAGCTGGATGGGCCAGCCATGACCTGG AGCATGTTTGCGGTGGGCTGGCTGGAGCTGAAGGAGGTCCAGAGAGCCCAGAGCCAACTGAACAAGTGTTTCAGCAACATCACGGAGCCCTTCAAG ATCTGGGTGGAGAACTCAGACGGGTCGGGAGCTGTGAACTTCTTGACAGGGATGGGTGGATTCCTGCAAGCTGTCCTCTTTGGCTACACAGGGTTCAG GATCACCCGCTCCAGCCTCCGCTTCAACCCTGCCTTTCCTGATGACATCAACAAGTTGAAAGTCACTGGTGTCTCCTACTTTGGCAATAAACTGAAGTTCATCATCACCAAAGAAGTGATCAGGATCAAAGTGACTGAGTACGCCCGGGAGCCTCCAGCACCTCCCCTGgaagctgtgctggaggagtcAGGGCAGCGGTTTCCCCTGTGGGAAG GACAGAGCGTCTCCTTCCCCACGGCGGCTGGCTGGATTCAGAGGTCATCCACCGAGACATTTTAA